TCCTCCTGTGTAGGGAAATCAATACCGGTGTAGCAGGGATGAGTTATCGGGGGAAATGTTGAGAGAAGACTAATCTTCTTAGCTCCAGCCTTCTTCAACGCACCGATAATCTGCTTCGAACTGGTGCCTCTAACAATACTGTCGTCGACAACAACTACATCTTTTCCTTTAACAGCCTCAATAAGCGGCACAATCATTCTGGTAATCTCAAGCCGCTGCTGGGCGCTGGGCTGAATGAAACTTCTTAATCCACCCTTCTTTCCATAACGATCCTTCATCAAACCTTCCTCAAACGGGATACCTGATTTCTCTGAGAAGCCTAGAGCAGCAGGTCGAGCTGAGTCCGGAACCGGTATCACGATGTCTCCTTTCAGCTTGTATCGTTTCGCAAGTGCTTTACCGAAGTTTTTACGAACGGTGTAAACGCTTCTTCCTTCAATATAGGAGCTGGGATGCGCAAAATATGTGTACTCGAAGGCGCAGTGAGCGTGATGCTTCTCCTCCGAAAAAGTATGAGTTTCGATTCCGTCACTATTGATGCGGACAACCTCTCCCGGATTGATGTCGCGCTCCAGCTCCGCTCCGAGAATTGATAGAGCGCAGCTCTCCGAAGCCACTATAACTGTGTCAGTTTCGGTGTGTCGCCCGATGCACAGCGGCCTGAAGCCCCGATCATCTCTGACTGCGTAAACCTCGCCTTGGTTAGTCAGGATCACAAAGCAGTATGCGCCTACAACTTCTCGGCTTAGCAACTCAAAGGCCCGGAACCAATCGTTCCGGTTCTGCTTCAATATCTGAAGAAGCCGTAATCCTACTAGATGTGTATCGCTGGCCCAAGTCGGGGTCTCAAACTCGCCCCCGAGAGCCTTTTCCAGTTCAAAGGAGTTGGTGATTGTCCCATTATGCGCAATCATGAACTCATCCCCAATTTGGATGGGCTGAACATTCCTGAAATCAGAGGTGCCAATAGTCGAATACCTAACATGCCCGATGCCGACTTGAGAAACCATGCTCTGCATAACATGAGTAAAGTCGTAGCTGTACTCAGCGACTAATCCAAGCTTCTTGTAAGGTGGGTGATTAGGTGCAGCTACTCCCCAACTCTCCTGCCCCCTGTGCTGAAGCGCCTTCAACGCATTCATGATAGTCGGCATCACAGTCTTACCGCTATACGAGTAAGCCGCGACTATACCGCATTTTTCTCTGACCTTCACTGCTTCTTCTCACCCATGTAACCCGGAATCGCCCCGCTCCAAGACTCTCTAACACTTTTCAGAGGAAGCGAAACAACTTCACGACCACCTGACTTGATGATTAGGGCGTTACCTTTCACAGCACCTATGACACCGCAGGGCACACCGTTTCTTTCAATCAGCTCCACTAAGCTCTTAACATGCTTCTCATTCACAGACACTACTATACGACCATGCGACTCTGAGAACAATAGGTCGTCTAGCCGCTTACAGGTAGACGGCGCAGCGCCAACATCAATCTGTAATCCACGTCCTCCTGCGATAGCCATCTCAGCCAACGTGACCGCTAACCCGCCCTCGGAGCAGTCGTTCGCAGCATCAATCAATCCCTTCCGAATACCTTCCAGCACAGTCTTCCACAGCTTTTTCTCAGCTGCGAAGTCAACCTTAGGAGCCTCACCTCCAGTTAACTGGTGAACATACTCATAGTACTCTGAGCCACCCATCTCAGGCTTAGTGATGCCAAGTATCACTATCCGATCATCCTCGTTTCGAGGAGATGCTCTCCTGATGTGACTGGCATCCTCTATGAGACCGACAACCGCAACAATAGGTGAAGGCTTGATTGCGCTGCCCGCAGCCACATCCTCGTTGTAGAAGCTCACTTTGCCACCTACGCAAGGCAAGCCGAGCTCCTTGCCGTAATCTGACATTCCACGCACCGACTCACTGAACGTCCAGAAGACCTCTGGATCACCAGGATCTCCGAACTGGCAATGATCAAGCATAGCCGCTGGCTCGCCTCCGACAGAGATGATGTTGCGGCACGCTTCAGCTAAGCCTCCAGCCGCTCCGTGGTAAGGATCTAGGTAGCAGTGCTTCGGATTCCCATCAACCGTAGTCGCGAGAAGCTTACCGTTGTCGAGCCTTAGAACTGAGGCTCCGCTCTGCCCAGGCTTCACCACTGTTCGCACTCCCACCTCATGGTCGTACTGCTCGTAGATCCACCGTTTGCTCGCAATCGTAGGTGACGTAAGTAGTGTTAACAGGGTTTCTGAGAGATTCACCGGCTGCTTCGGCGGAGCGACCTTTCTGAGAGCATCAATGTGCCGCGGCTTAACTGCGGCTCTTTGAATAATCGGCGCCTCGGTAACCGTCTCAACAGGCATGTCGGCTAAGACTGCTTTGCCTTTCTTGATGACGAGAGCATCTTTCTCGGTGACTGTGCCGATGTTCGCGTAGAGAATGTCGTACTTGTCAAAGATTTTCTCAATCTCCTCCTCATACCCGTGCTCGACGACGAACAGCATCCTCTCCTGAGACTCTGAGATCAATGTTTCAACCGCGGTCATATCGCTCTCCCGCAACGGGATGCGCGACACGTCAACATCGATCCCGCGGCTGCCTTCACGAGCCATCTCTGAGATGCCACAGGTGAGGCCTCCTCCGCCGAGATCCTTCAACCCCTTCACGTGACCCGTTGCCACCGCCTCAAGAGTAGCTTCGATGATCAGCTTCTTGACGAAGGGACTCGGTATCTGAACTGCAGAACGCTCATTCTCCGATTCATCGCTTAGAACTTTTGAAGCGAAGGTGACACCATGAATACCGTCGCGACCGGTGCTTCCACCCATCAAAATCAGGCTGTCACCAGCATTTCGCGCCTCAGCTAAAACCATGTTCTCTTTCTTTCCGAGACCGATGCAGACCACATCGACTAGGCAGTTCTTCTCGAAGCTCGGATCAAACCCGACTTCGCCTCCGACCGTTGGAACACCTATACAGTTACCGTAATCCGAGATTCCTCTCACAACGTTCTTGAAGAGCCACCTTGAATTAGCGCTGCTCCGAATATCTCCGAAGCGAAGCGAATCTAGGAGAGCAATGGGTCTTGTGCCTATCGACAGAATATCTCTGATGACGCCGCCGATCCCAGTGGCTGAACCGCCGTAGGGATCGATGGCTGAAGGATGGTTGTGACTCTCTATATGCAGCGTGACAACGTAGCCGTCTCCAACATCTATAGCGCCTGCGTCGAAACCGGGGCCTAGGAGAACGTAGCGTCCCTTGGTTGGGAGCTGTTTCAGAACCGGTTTTGAAGATTTGTAGCTGCAGTGCTCAGACCATTCAGCGTCAACCATAGCCCATTCGAGCGCATTAGGCTCCCTGCCCAGCCGTTTCCGTAGAGTCCGCTTCTCCTCCTCCGTTAGTCCGAGCTGAAGTTCTGGATCCTCGTTTCTGGTCATTGTTGTTTCCTATTCCTCCTCTCTCTCACTGTGCATCCTTGAGGTGGTTGAGCATTGATCGGAATATGAGTAGGCCGTCTTGGCTCTGGAAGGGGCTTAGAATAGGTTCTGAAGCGCGTTCGGGATGAGGCATCAACCCAACCACATTCCCTTCACGGTTACATATGCCTGCGATATTGGCTAGAGAACCGTTCGGGTTCGCTTCGTCACTTTTTCTTCCAGCGGCGTCGCTGTATGAGAATACGATTTGATCGTTATCGACAAGCCGCGTCAACTCCTTCTCGTCAACAAAGAATCTTCCCTGTTGATGAGCCACCGGCATATTCAGCAACGCTCCTTCCTTGAAGAGACCTGTGAAAGCGGTTCGGTTGGTCTCAACCTTGACAGTAGTCCATTTGCAGACAAATTTCAGCGACAGATTAGTCATCAAGGCGCCGGGAAGCAACCCGGATTCAACCAGTATCTGGAAACCATTGCAAATGCCGAGAACCGGTTTACCTTCATGCGCCATTTCACGTACCTGTTTCAAAATCGGGCTGAACGCTCCGATTACACCTGCTCGCAGATAATCTCCGTATGAGAAGCCGCCTGGCAGAATGACAACGTCGTAACGGTCAAGATTGGGTTCACGATGCCAGAGGAGGTCAGCGTCTGTTTTCACTACGTTCCGCAGCACATGCAGGGTGTCTCGGTCGCAGTTGCTTCCAGGGAAGACCGCGATAGCTACTTTCACTTAGCTTCACCCGTCACAGTAATCTTGCAGAGACTTACGACGGGGTTAAAGATTCGCAGATCGCTACACATCTTCTCGGTGATAGTTTTGGCTTGAGCCTCATTTTTCGCCTCAACCTCTAGCTCAAGCAGCTTGGCTGTCCTCACCTTCCGAACCTGAGTTACACC
This window of the Nitrososphaerota archaeon genome carries:
- the purF gene encoding amidophosphoribosyltransferase, yielding MPTIMNALKALQHRGQESWGVAAPNHPPYKKLGLVAEYSYDFTHVMQSMVSQVGIGHVRYSTIGTSDFRNVQPIQIGDEFMIAHNGTITNSFELEKALGGEFETPTWASDTHLVGLRLLQILKQNRNDWFRAFELLSREVVGAYCFVILTNQGEVYAVRDDRGFRPLCIGRHTETDTVIVASESCALSILGAELERDINPGEVVRINSDGIETHTFSEEKHHAHCAFEYTYFAHPSSYIEGRSVYTVRKNFGKALAKRYKLKGDIVIPVPDSARPAALGFSEKSGIPFEEGLMKDRYGKKGGLRSFIQPSAQQRLEITRMIVPLIEAVKGKDVVVVDDSIVRGTSSKQIIGALKKAGAKKISLLSTFPPITHPCYTGIDFPTQEELVAYQAGDGSRTIEEINKNVADILHIDFVGYNSAEGLCEGIGIPWSELCLSCVTGDYSNLKDKPHIDKRKLQK
- the purQ gene encoding phosphoribosylformylglycinamidine synthase I is translated as MKVAIAVFPGSNCDRDTLHVLRNVVKTDADLLWHREPNLDRYDVVILPGGFSYGDYLRAGVIGAFSPILKQVREMAHEGKPVLGICNGFQILVESGLLPGALMTNLSLKFVCKWTTVKVETNRTAFTGLFKEGALLNMPVAHQQGRFFVDEKELTRLVDNDQIVFSYSDAAGRKSDEANPNGSLANIAGICNREGNVVGLMPHPERASEPILSPFQSQDGLLIFRSMLNHLKDAQ
- the purL gene encoding phosphoribosylformylglycinamidine synthase subunit PurL, producing the protein MTRNEDPELQLGLTEEEKRTLRKRLGREPNALEWAMVDAEWSEHCSYKSSKPVLKQLPTKGRYVLLGPGFDAGAIDVGDGYVVTLHIESHNHPSAIDPYGGSATGIGGVIRDILSIGTRPIALLDSLRFGDIRSSANSRWLFKNVVRGISDYGNCIGVPTVGGEVGFDPSFEKNCLVDVVCIGLGKKENMVLAEARNAGDSLILMGGSTGRDGIHGVTFASKVLSDESENERSAVQIPSPFVKKLIIEATLEAVATGHVKGLKDLGGGGLTCGISEMAREGSRGIDVDVSRIPLRESDMTAVETLISESQERMLFVVEHGYEEEIEKIFDKYDILYANIGTVTEKDALVIKKGKAVLADMPVETVTEAPIIQRAAVKPRHIDALRKVAPPKQPVNLSETLLTLLTSPTIASKRWIYEQYDHEVGVRTVVKPGQSGASVLRLDNGKLLATTVDGNPKHCYLDPYHGAAGGLAEACRNIISVGGEPAAMLDHCQFGDPGDPEVFWTFSESVRGMSDYGKELGLPCVGGKVSFYNEDVAAGSAIKPSPIVAVVGLIEDASHIRRASPRNEDDRIVILGITKPEMGGSEYYEYVHQLTGGEAPKVDFAAEKKLWKTVLEGIRKGLIDAANDCSEGGLAVTLAEMAIAGGRGLQIDVGAAPSTCKRLDDLLFSESHGRIVVSVNEKHVKSLVELIERNGVPCGVIGAVKGNALIIKSGGREVVSLPLKSVRESWSGAIPGYMGEKKQ
- the purS gene encoding phosphoribosylformylglycinamidine synthase subunit PurS, whose protein sequence is MPVLNKYTVNVAIENKPSIRDPEGETILRDLMIKNGVTQVRKVRTAKLLELEVEAKNEAQAKTITEKMCSDLRIFNPVVSLCKITVTGEAK